In one window of Nicotiana tabacum cultivar K326 chromosome 12, ASM71507v2, whole genome shotgun sequence DNA:
- the LOC107789607 gene encoding protein NRT1/ PTR FAMILY 3.1-like, whose protein sequence is MISITISAIMPQLRPPPCPTQQNCVEASHLQLWVLYVCLLLTSIGAGGLRPCVVTFAADQFDLKKSKHDQSQSWNFYNWYYFCMGVATLAALTIVVYIQDNVSWGLGLGLPTIAMALSIVSFVVGSSLYRKVKPGGSPLIRLAQVIVASVKKRNVVVTDPALLYQNREVDAIILSDGRLLHTNQFR, encoded by the coding sequence ATGATAAGTATTACCATATCAGCAATCATGCCACAGCTCCGTCCTCCACCATGTCCAACACAGCAGAACTGCGTAGAAGCTTCCCATCTGCAGCTTTGGGTTCTTTATGTTTGTCTTCTCCTGACATCTATAGGTGCTGGGGGACTTAGGCCTTGCGTTGTCACCTTTGCTGCTGACCAATTTGACTTGAAAAAATCTAAACATGATCAGTCTCAAAGTTGGAATTTCTACAACTGGTATTATTTCTGCATGGGAGTGGCTACACTTGCTGCTCTAACCATAGTAGTCTATATCCAAGACAATGTGAGTTGGGGTTTGGGTCTAGGACTTCCTACCATTGCCATGGCATTATCAATTGTTTCTTTTGTCGTAGGGTCATCTCTTTACAGAAAAGTAAAACCAGGAGGAAGTCCTTTGATTAGATTGGCACAAGTTATTGTTGCCTCAGTGAAGAAAAGGAACGTCGTTGTTACTGATCCTGCTTTATTATATCAGAACAGAGAGGTGGATGCTATTATCTTATCTGATGGCAGGCTTCTGCACACTAATCAGTTCAGGTAA